The Verrucomicrobium spinosum DSM 4136 = JCM 18804 DNA segment TCTGGCAGAAGGTCTCCAGCGTCGGCATACGATCAAGTTGCGAGAGCGTCGCTTTGAGAGAGCCGTAAATCTCCTCGTGCACCGCCGTGGCATCTTGGGCCCAATGTTCCATCTCCAAAATGAGCGCGCCTTGATGGCGGTGGGCTATGGCTTCGAACCGGATTTCGTGACCGATAAAGCGCATGCCGGGGAGGTAATGGGGCGCTTCGTCCAAGCTCCTCGGCAGCACTTTGCTCTGGAGATAGCCCAGGTCATGGGCGTCCACCAGTTCTGACAGGGGCCGGTTCAGGCAATTTTCTGCTCCCCCTTTGATCGCGGTGCTGACGTTGCTTGTGATTTGTTGAATCACAAGGTCCGGCTCTGTCAGCACCATGAGGATGGCGTGAGGCTGGATGGAGCCGGGGATGTGGATGGGCTCCCGGTCGCAGTTCGTGAGGTCAACGGTGGTCTCCAGACTCATGAATTTCGCTATCGGTTGAGCCATTGGTCAAAGCTAACAAAGGCAGCCCTGGCTGCGGTGGTTGCCTCTGTCTTGTCCAGTTGGTCCTCCACAGATCGCACCCATTCTCCGAAGGCCCTCCAGTGAGAGACGGTGCCCGCCCCGTAACCAGAGAAGAATCGCCCGCCGTGATCTGGTGTCGCACCTAGGGTAGAGGAGAACTGCTTGGTAATGAGCTGCCCACCCAGAGTGGAACCCTCCAGGACATAGAGACAGCCCACAGCGTGGGAAGCTGAGGAGAGAAGTGGAAGATCCTGACAGCGGGGCAGGGCATCGAGCCCGGCTGGGTCTGCTCCCAAGCTCACGAGATCCTGTAACAGCCAAGGCGTCTTGCGTGAAGCCTCGAAATCCCACCCCAGTGAGTTCCAGTTCACGGCCCCAGCGAGCATTTCTTCCAAGGGGGAGTAGAGCGTGTAAAAGCTCTCGAGCAAGCGGCGATAAGCGGCGAGATCGGTGACTCGGTTGAAGAGGTCCAGTCTGTCCTCAAGGAGCCGATGTTCTTGTTGAGTGTCGGCTTTGAGCGAAAGGAGCAGTTCTGGCATTGGAGTGGAGTCTGGCGGGAGGTATGCCGATGGGCACGGGAAGCGTGGATGGGTGCGCTTCCCGGCCCGATTCTTATTAGCTGCCCTGCGGAAGTTTGTACAAGCCCGAGTCGCGAAGATTTCTCACTTCATCATGGGCCTGGCGGATCTGGGCTGATTGGGCAGCAATGGCGGACCGCACATCCACCGGCAACTCGGCAAAGTCCCGTTGAGCAGCCTCGAATGCGGCCTTCGCGGCATCCTCACCACGCTCCGCTTCCTCCAGGAGTGCCTGGTCGTCGTTGCTGGTAAGCGCAGTGCGGAGCCCTATCCAAGCCCGGTGCAAGCTGCCCGCGGCAGACCCGTTTCCATCCACCTCGGACTCGCCGAAACGGCGTTCCAGCTCCTGGAGTTGGGTCACAAATTCGTGTCGCTGGTGGCTGTAATTGGCGAACACCTGCTTCAGTTTCTCCGCGCGTGCGTGCTCTGCGGCCTGTTTGAAGCCTTCTTCACCATCCCGGCTGATGCCAATCAGATTGTGAAGGAGGGAGAGAATGTCTTCGATGGGCTTGATATCCTGGTTTGAATTCATGGTTTTTTGGGGTTCTCATTGTATCGTGAGGACGAGGTCTGCCCGTCCTGCTTCACCAAGGATCGCATCCCGCCAGCTAAATGCGTGCTGCTGAGAGCGCCGGAGAAACTCGACAAACTTTTTCCAACCACCCAACCGCTTGAAGGTCAGGCTTCGATTCTTAAAACTGGCTCCAAGCCTCCGTTGAATCAAAAACACCCTCTTGCCAGCCCAACCAAATGCTGATGACCGTCCCTCCCAAGACCATGGAACTGTTGGTGGTGAGTGCCGCAAATGGCGCAGAGGTAACAACCCAGGTGGCGGTGGCCGGTCGCGCTGTGTTTGGTGAAGCGGCCGTGCGCGAAGTGGGGGGGGGGGGCAACCTGCTGGAGGAGCCTGCGGTGCACCATGCCCAAATGGTTGTGCTTGTGGATCCAGATACAGGAACGGTCCGTGCTGCGGGAAGCGCTCTCGACTCCCAGCAGCTTCCACGTTGGGCAGTGATCGTATTGGATAACTCTGAGCTGATATCTTCAGGAGCGGGGTTGGCCCGGGCGCTTGGCGATGCCTGGAAGATTTATCAGGCAGAGCGGGAGTGTGCCCGCCTTCGCGGAGATCTCAAGGCGGTGGCGCGAAGGGTAAATCATGATCTGCGGTCTCCATTGGGAGGCATCACCACCACAGCCGAGTTGATCAAGGAACTGCTGGGCGAGTCTAATGCCGAACTGGCTGCCTTGACGGACCCTCTCTTTGATTCGGCCCAGTCCATGATCCGGTTGATGGACCGCATCAGCTTTATGGCCCGGGCGGTGGCTGACCCCCCCTCTGGCGCTCTGGTGGCGATGACGGAAGTGGTGTGGGCAGCGGAACAGCGTCTGCAGCGTCAACTCATGCGGAAAAAGATCACCATACGTCGTCCCGCGAGCTGGCCGGAGGTGTCGGGCGTAGCGGCCTGGCTGGAAGTGGTGTGGCTCAATCTGATGAGCAATGCCATCGAACACTCCGTGGCTGAAACGGAAGTGCAGCTTTTCTGGGAACTCGCGGGCACCCGGGCAGTGCGATTCGGTGTACGTGACACCGGAAAAGGAGTGCCTCCCGCCAAGCGGAGTCAGCTCTTCTATCCCTTCCACCTGCTCCAGCAGCCCAACAGCCCTCATGGCCTGGGCCTGCCGATTGTGCAACGGCTGGTGGAGATGCAGGGCGGAGAGGTGGCGTGCGACTTTCCTGAAACCGGAGGAAGTGTTTTTTCCTTTACTCTCCCGGTCTGAAATACAGAAGCCTCCGCAGGCGGGGCTGCGGAGGCTGTGCAAGACATTTGCCGAGGGGCGTTTAGAAGGCGAAGCGAACGCCTGCGCGAATCAGCGTGAAGTCACTGTCATCGCGTTCAACAAACGTGTAGCGGGCATCGGTGAAGATACCAAAGTTCGGGCTGAAGCGATACTCGATGCCGACTCCGACGTGGCCCTGAAGGAGGACGTCGTCGGAATCTTTAGGATCATCGTCGTCCTCAACGCGGTCTTGGAAGTCATCGAAGTCGTCGCTGTCAATGTCGTCCGCATTGAAGGTGATGCCGATGCCGGTAAAGCCATAAACTGCAAAGCCTGACTCTCCGAGCGGAGCGCGGAGAAAGACATTGAAGGTGGCGGTGCCCACGGTGTCTCCATCCGTGTCAAAGAGGGAGCCTTCACCACCAATGCCGAACCAGCGTGTGATGAAATAATTCACTCCCAGACCGCCGCCGAAAGCGTCATCACCGATGAGCCGCTCGTTGCCGGAACTGGTGACACCATATTGACCAAAGAGGTCAAACTGGAGTTCATGAGCGTTGTAAAGTGAGACAGGGGCTGGGGGAGGTGTGATCTCCGTGGGTGCCGGGGTGCCTGCCATGGCGGTGCTGCCAAGGCCGCCAATCGTGGCGAGGAGGAGGAGGAGGTTGCTCTTCATAATGAGGTTGCGGGGCTTCAGGTTGGAGTGGGGGTTGTTGTTTTTTCGTTCTTCCTGCCGTGTGAGGGTCAGGAAGGAAGGGGAACTTCAGAGCTGAAGGGGGCACGCATGCCCGCAGCGGCGTAGTGGATGAGGGAGCGAACCAGCTGCTCACCCGTGAGCCGGGCGGTGTGCGGCATGCCTGTCATGCTGGCGAACTGGCATGTCTCAAAGCTGCTCCAGGTATATAAGGCATGGTGCAGAGTGCCAAACATGAAGCTGGTGCGCCAGAACAGCTCTCCCGCAGGCAACCCAGGCAAGGCGCGAAGGAAATGCGGATTGAAGGAGGAAACTACCTCCGCGAACACTCCCACGAGGAATGTTTCCAGCTTGGGGTTGGGCTCTTGAAGGCAGCGCCCCATCAGGCGGAGAAAGTGGCTTGTGCAACCGCCGGTGCGAAGCTCGTCCACCGACGGGCGGATGAAGGCATCCAGGATGTCTTCCAAGGGGACGGGGGACTCGCCAGCATATTTGACAGCTGCCTCAAGCCGGGTCAACCGCCGATCATTAAGGGGGGCCAGCCGGCGGAAGAACACGGCCTCTACCAGGCCATCTTTGCCACCAAAGTGGTAGTTCACCGCAGAGACGTTCGCGGCAGCGGCTTTGGTAATGTCCCGTACCGAGGTGCCGTCAATGCCTCGCTCGGCGAAAAGTTGTTCAGCGGTGTCCAGGAGGGTGAGGCGGGTTATTGCGGACGGGACCTTCGCTACAGCGGTCGGGGCGCTCGTGGCAGAGAGGGTGAGCAGGGTGGACACGGTTTCAAACAAACGTTTGAAAAGCACTTTCGTCAACTGCCAACTGATGAAAAACCTGTTTGCCCGGTGCCGATAGGTCTCTAAGGGTGGATGGATGAAGCTGCTGGCAATCGCCTTCTGGACGGTACTGTTTGGGATGACAGGGTGGGCTCAGCAGCCGCCGCCTAAACTGCCGGACATAGGCACGATGGTGAAGCCCGCGGAACCGGTGGAGCCGGTGCTCCCAGATTTCTTCTCTCTGGCCCAAGTGGCGGAGCAGGCCCAAAACACGGATCTGGAGATGGAAGTGCTCCGGGCTGATGCAGAGGGCGTGAAGGTGGAAAGCGGAGTGACCGCCCGGCTTGGTAAACTGGCTGCCGAGATAACTGCACGAAACGCAGAGACGGCGGCCATCCTGGGTGCCTCTCCAGGCCTGGATGCGCTACAGTCACAGGAAGCTGTGTGGACAGAGATGCGACGCTTGCTTGGCACGTGGCAAAGTGAACTGGCTGCCCGGGCGGATCACCTGGAGAGGCGTGACCAGCGTCTGAGTAAACTGGCGGAGACCTGGCAGAAGACTTTGGATGAAGCAAAGAAGGCAGGGGCCATGCCGGAAGTTCTAAAGCGGATCAGTGCGGTGATGGATCAGATCCAAAAGACGCGCGTTGCGGGTCAAAAAGCCAGTGGCGGGATTGTGGCGTTGCAAACGAAAGTGAGCACTGAAGATGCCCGCGCCAGGGAGATGCAGGTCGCCATCACCCAGGCGCAGAGTCGGGCAATGCGGATGCTTCTACAGCCTGATGCACCGATGATCTGGAGGTCGGACGCGCTCCAGCGTTCGGCGGATGTGATGAGACTGGAGGCTGGCGAGGCCCTACCGGTACAGTGGTCAGCTCTGGGGGAGTACCTGCTGCGCCAACGGGGTGCCTTGGTATTGCACGCACTGATTGTCACCGCTTTTTTTCTGCTCATCACCTGGATGCGACGCCATGTGGGGCAATGGGCGGTGGGGGATGAATCCCTGCGTGGGGCAGCGGTGGTCTTTGGCGTGCCGAAGAGCACCGCGCTGGTTCTTTCCGTCCTGGTCAGCGGCTGGATCTATCCCCAGCCTCCCCGAATCCTCTGGGCGGTGGTGGGAGGCGTGGCGCTGGCGCCGACCCTTTATGTGCTGCACCATCTGGTGGCGGGATCGTTGCGGAAGCTCCTCTATGGCCTGACTGGTTTTTATCTCTTCGGTGTGATCTTGAACCTCGCTGCGCCCTGGCCGGTGATGACTCGTTTTCTTTTCCTGGGGGAAACGCTGGCGGGCGCCTTGTTTTGTCTTTGGTTTTTGCGTCGCGCTGCAAAGCCCGATGATGCCTCATCACGGCTCTGGTCCATTACCCTGCTGGCAGTGAGGATGGCCATGGCGGTGTTTGGCGTGGCGTTTGTGATGAATGCCCTGGGCTACGTCGGGTTGGCGAGATTCCTGACAGCCGGTCTGTTCAAAAGCACCTACCTGGCGCTCGTCCTCAACGCAGCGGTCAATGTGGTGGACGCGCTGGTAGGTTGTTTCCTCCACTTCCGGCCGGTGGCGAAACTGCGTGCCGTGCAGCGACACCGGCCCATGTTGCGTCGCCGCAGCAGCCGGCTGTTGCGCTGGCTCGCCGGGTTCTGGTGGGTCACCTCCACCCTGGAAGTGCTGTCCCTGAAGCGACCGGTGTTCGAAGCCATCGAGACCGCCCTGACGAGCAACTGGATTCTGGGATCTGCCACTCTTTCAATTGGCGGTGTCGTCACTTTTGGATTGATGGTGACGGGGGCGTTTCTGCTGTCCCGGATGCTGCGTTTCGTGCTGGAGGAGGACATCTATCCCCGGGTCCGTCTGGCACGAGGTGTTCCCTACGCGATCTCCACGATGCTGCACTATGTGATCCTGCTGGTGGGATTTGTGCTGGCGGTGGCGGCACTGGGGTATGACATGACAAAGTTCACCATCCTGGCCGGTGCGTTCGGCGTGGGGCTGGGTTTTGGGATGCAGAACATCGTGAACAATTTCGTCTCTGGCCTGATCCTGCTCTTTGAGCGTCCTGTGCAGGTAGGGGACATCATCCAACTGGAGGCCGTCACCGGAGTGGTGACGCATATCGGAATCCGGGCCAGCATCGTCAAGGTGGGGGATGGTTCTGAAGTCGTGGTCCCCAACGGCAAACTCATCGCAGACCGCTTTACGAACTGGACGCTAACTGACCGCAAAAGGCGCCTGGAAGTGGCGGTAACGGTTGGGAAGGATGCCGACCCCCAACGCGTGATGGAGGTTATCAACGGGGTAGCAGTGGGCCATCCGCTGGTGGCGACTGCTCCTGCACCGCAAACCTGCCTCACCGAGTTCGTGGCCGGGGGCATTAAGTTTGAGCTGCGAGTGTGGACAAACCGGTTCGAAGACGCCCGCCCCCTCTGTAGTGACTTGAATGTTGCAGTCCATAAAGCCCTCACGGAGCAGGGGATAGCGCTGCTTTAACAATAGCTAAAAATTTACCCTCAACGCTGGTCGTTCTGGCGATGTCCCATTGGATGACTCCCGAACTCCTGAATTGAGGTTCTTATGCATGCTAGTAGATGGGTGACATGTCTTCGTCCGGTCGCCGGATGGG contains these protein-coding regions:
- a CDS encoding biliverdin-producing heme oxygenase produces the protein MPELLLSLKADTQQEHRLLEDRLDLFNRVTDLAAYRRLLESFYTLYSPLEEMLAGAVNWNSLGWDFEASRKTPWLLQDLVSLGADPAGLDALPRCQDLPLLSSASHAVGCLYVLEGSTLGGQLITKQFSSTLGATPDHGGRFFSGYGAGTVSHWRAFGEWVRSVEDQLDKTEATTAARAAFVSFDQWLNR
- a CDS encoding ferritin-like domain-containing protein — protein: MNSNQDIKPIEDILSLLHNLIGISRDGEEGFKQAAEHARAEKLKQVFANYSHQRHEFVTQLQELERRFGESEVDGNGSAAGSLHRAWIGLRTALTSNDDQALLEEAERGEDAAKAAFEAAQRDFAELPVDVRSAIAAQSAQIRQAHDEVRNLRDSGLYKLPQGS
- a CDS encoding sensor histidine kinase; the encoded protein is MTVPPKTMELLVVSAANGAEVTTQVAVAGRAVFGEAAVREVGGGGNLLEEPAVHHAQMVVLVDPDTGTVRAAGSALDSQQLPRWAVIVLDNSELISSGAGLARALGDAWKIYQAERECARLRGDLKAVARRVNHDLRSPLGGITTTAELIKELLGESNAELAALTDPLFDSAQSMIRLMDRISFMARAVADPPSGALVAMTEVVWAAEQRLQRQLMRKKITIRRPASWPEVSGVAAWLEVVWLNLMSNAIEHSVAETEVQLFWELAGTRAVRFGVRDTGKGVPPAKRSQLFYPFHLLQQPNSPHGLGLPIVQRLVEMQGGEVACDFPETGGSVFSFTLPV
- a CDS encoding outer membrane beta-barrel protein, with the translated sequence MKSNLLLLLATIGGLGSTAMAGTPAPTEITPPPAPVSLYNAHELQFDLFGQYGVTSSGNERLIGDDAFGGGLGVNYFITRWFGIGGEGSLFDTDGDTVGTATFNVFLRAPLGESGFAVYGFTGIGITFNADDIDSDDFDDFQDRVEDDDDPKDSDDVLLQGHVGVGIEYRFSPNFGIFTDARYTFVERDDSDFTLIRAGVRFAF
- a CDS encoding TetR/AcrR family transcriptional regulator produces the protein MSTLLTLSATSAPTAVAKVPSAITRLTLLDTAEQLFAERGIDGTSVRDITKAAAANVSAVNYHFGGKDGLVEAVFFRRLAPLNDRRLTRLEAAVKYAGESPVPLEDILDAFIRPSVDELRTGGCTSHFLRLMGRCLQEPNPKLETFLVGVFAEVVSSFNPHFLRALPGLPAGELFWRTSFMFGTLHHALYTWSSFETCQFASMTGMPHTARLTGEQLVRSLIHYAAAGMRAPFSSEVPLPS
- a CDS encoding mechanosensitive ion channel family protein, producing the protein MKLLAIAFWTVLFGMTGWAQQPPPKLPDIGTMVKPAEPVEPVLPDFFSLAQVAEQAQNTDLEMEVLRADAEGVKVESGVTARLGKLAAEITARNAETAAILGASPGLDALQSQEAVWTEMRRLLGTWQSELAARADHLERRDQRLSKLAETWQKTLDEAKKAGAMPEVLKRISAVMDQIQKTRVAGQKASGGIVALQTKVSTEDARAREMQVAITQAQSRAMRMLLQPDAPMIWRSDALQRSADVMRLEAGEALPVQWSALGEYLLRQRGALVLHALIVTAFFLLITWMRRHVGQWAVGDESLRGAAVVFGVPKSTALVLSVLVSGWIYPQPPRILWAVVGGVALAPTLYVLHHLVAGSLRKLLYGLTGFYLFGVILNLAAPWPVMTRFLFLGETLAGALFCLWFLRRAAKPDDASSRLWSITLLAVRMAMAVFGVAFVMNALGYVGLARFLTAGLFKSTYLALVLNAAVNVVDALVGCFLHFRPVAKLRAVQRHRPMLRRRSSRLLRWLAGFWWVTSTLEVLSLKRPVFEAIETALTSNWILGSATLSIGGVVTFGLMVTGAFLLSRMLRFVLEEDIYPRVRLARGVPYAISTMLHYVILLVGFVLAVAALGYDMTKFTILAGAFGVGLGFGMQNIVNNFVSGLILLFERPVQVGDIIQLEAVTGVVTHIGIRASIVKVGDGSEVVVPNGKLIADRFTNWTLTDRKRRLEVAVTVGKDADPQRVMEVINGVAVGHPLVATAPAPQTCLTEFVAGGIKFELRVWTNRFEDARPLCSDLNVAVHKALTEQGIALL